The following proteins are co-located in the Streptomyces sp. NBC_01198 genome:
- a CDS encoding ABC transporter ATP-binding protein, whose protein sequence is MTSLRDLPLSDPGVPDARSGFRLLLWLEVRQWRGQVLAAAWGTLHMAAVASFPAAVGIAVQAVVDRSGARLGLAGALMLLLGLLTALGDTMLHRTAVTNWISAAARVQQLLAGKTVELGAVLTRRVAAGEVVAVSTGDVEKIGWFVEALARFTSALLATVGVAVALVFYQPALGVIVAASVPVLALAVLPLLPAATRRADLQREKAGKATELASDTVAGLRVLRGIGGEDLFLDRYRRASQQVRAAAVHSARMWALISAVQVLLPGLLLVAVAWYGAGLALDGRISVGELITVYGSVAFLMMPLRNFEEIAMAWSFSRPSANRAARVLSLRRGHEGAVPSAAEHGGVLREPAGELHDPLTGLRAAPGLLTAVVCGDPDAAGRLADRLGGHSPSGAGTEPSATLGGQPLDAMPLPAARKAVLVQDKDPVLLSGTLAELLAVPSSGRVEPGAALAAAQCGDVLDALVQSMVDPGDGAGPADPMGARITERGRSLSGGQRQRLALARSLVADPEVLVLDEPTSAVDAHTEARIARALGAVRTGRTTVVLTSSPLVLDCADRVVFVDDGAVAAAGDHHELLRTYPRYRAVVTRETDPQPGLVPAPAGAARPTATMEETA, encoded by the coding sequence ATGACGTCCCTCCGCGATCTCCCGCTGTCCGACCCCGGTGTCCCCGACGCCCGGTCGGGCTTCCGCCTGCTGCTCTGGCTGGAGGTACGGCAGTGGCGCGGCCAGGTGCTCGCCGCGGCCTGGGGCACCCTGCACATGGCCGCGGTCGCGTCCTTCCCCGCCGCCGTGGGCATCGCCGTCCAGGCGGTGGTCGACCGCTCGGGCGCACGGCTGGGCCTGGCCGGCGCTCTGATGCTGCTGCTGGGGCTGCTCACCGCGCTCGGCGACACGATGCTGCACCGCACGGCCGTGACCAACTGGATCAGCGCCGCCGCCCGCGTCCAGCAGCTGCTGGCCGGCAAGACCGTCGAGCTGGGGGCGGTGCTCACCCGGCGGGTGGCGGCGGGCGAGGTGGTGGCCGTCAGCACCGGCGACGTGGAGAAGATCGGCTGGTTCGTCGAGGCACTGGCCCGCTTCACCTCGGCCCTGCTCGCCACCGTCGGGGTAGCCGTCGCCCTGGTGTTCTACCAGCCCGCGCTCGGTGTCATCGTGGCCGCGTCCGTGCCGGTGCTCGCCCTGGCGGTGCTGCCGCTGCTGCCCGCCGCGACCCGGCGCGCCGACCTCCAGCGGGAGAAGGCGGGCAAGGCCACGGAGTTGGCCTCCGACACGGTCGCGGGGCTGCGGGTGCTGCGCGGCATCGGCGGCGAGGACCTCTTCCTCGACCGGTACCGCCGCGCCTCGCAGCAGGTACGCGCCGCCGCGGTGCACAGCGCCCGCATGTGGGCGCTGATCAGCGCGGTGCAGGTGCTCCTGCCGGGGCTGCTGCTGGTGGCCGTCGCCTGGTACGGCGCCGGGCTCGCGCTGGACGGGCGGATCTCGGTGGGCGAACTGATCACCGTCTACGGCTCCGTGGCCTTCCTGATGATGCCGCTGCGGAACTTCGAGGAGATCGCCATGGCGTGGTCCTTCTCGCGGCCCTCGGCCAACCGTGCGGCCCGGGTGCTGTCGCTGCGGCGGGGACACGAGGGCGCGGTGCCGTCCGCGGCGGAGCACGGCGGCGTCCTGCGCGAGCCGGCCGGGGAGTTGCACGATCCGCTGACCGGCCTGCGCGCCGCGCCCGGGCTGCTGACCGCGGTCGTCTGCGGCGACCCGGACGCCGCCGGGCGGCTGGCGGACCGGCTGGGCGGCCACAGCCCTTCAGGCGCCGGCACCGAGCCGTCGGCGACCCTCGGCGGTCAGCCGCTTGACGCGATGCCGCTGCCCGCGGCCAGGAAGGCCGTGCTGGTCCAGGACAAGGACCCGGTGCTGCTCTCCGGCACGCTCGCCGAGCTGCTCGCGGTGCCGTCCTCCGGTCGCGTGGAGCCCGGCGCCGCGCTCGCCGCCGCCCAGTGCGGCGACGTGCTGGACGCGCTGGTCCAGTCGATGGTCGACCCGGGCGACGGCGCCGGCCCGGCGGATCCGATGGGCGCGCGGATCACCGAGCGCGGCCGGTCGCTGTCCGGCGGTCAGCGGCAGCGCCTGGCGCTGGCCCGCTCGCTGGTCGCCGACCCGGAGGTGCTGGTGCTCGACGAGCCGACGTCGGCGGTCGACGCCCACACCGAGGCCCGGATCGCCCGCGCCCTCGGCGCGGTCAGGACCGGTCGGACCACCGTCGTGCTCACCTCGAGCCCGCTGGTGCTCGACTGTGCCGACCGGGTGGTCTTCGTCGACGACGGCGCCGTGGCCGCCGCGGGCGACCACCACGAACTGCTGCGCACCTACCCGCGCTACCGCGCCGTCGTCACCCGGGAGACCGATCCGCAGCCGGGGCTGGTCCCGGCGCCCGCCGGCGCCGCGCGCCCCACCGCCACGATGGAGGAGACCGCATGA